A single window of Chitinophagales bacterium DNA harbors:
- a CDS encoding PD-(D/E)XK nuclease domain-containing protein, which yields MRTALQRGELEDAMGLIRRFFSSIPHQLRKNTDEAYYHSLFQMLMMLIGVRIKSEELGSMGRADVVLKFPNKIYIIEFKYAQSGTMEALLNKAIRQIEDNRYAAVFEGDSRPVLCIEVGFLEKNRKGRVPELEIDCLLDEQ from the coding sequence TTGAGAACCGCTTTACAACGAGGAGAATTGGAAGATGCAATGGGTTTGATTCGGCGATTCTTCAGCAGTATCCCGCACCAACTTCGCAAAAATACAGATGAAGCCTATTATCATTCCTTGTTTCAGATGTTGATGATGCTCATTGGAGTACGCATCAAATCGGAGGAATTGGGTAGCATGGGGAGAGCAGATGTGGTGTTGAAGTTTCCCAATAAAATTTACATCATTGAATTCAAATATGCACAATCGGGTACAATGGAGGCACTGCTGAATAAGGCAATTCGTCAAATTGAAGACAATCGCTATGCGGCTGTTTTTGAAGGAGATAGCCGTCCTGTATTGTGCATTGAAGTCGGTTTTTTGGAGAAAAATCGGAAAGGTAGAGTGCCCGAATTGGAGATTGATTGTTTATTGGATGAGCAATGA
- the radC gene encoding DNA repair protein RadC encodes MEKLNHKLAITSWAVEDRPREKLMLKGKQALSDAELLAILIGSGSREETAVDLCKRIMRDMDYNLNELGKKNIEDFIKNYKGIGEAKAISIIAALELGRRRRASIAKERKQIKGSNDAFELLHPKIADLPHEEFWVIFLNRANKITSTERISSGGVAGTVADVKLIFKRALEHTSSGIILAHNHPSGNLRPSQADITLTKKMVEAGKVLEINVLDHVIVTDMGYYSFADEGMI; translated from the coding sequence ATGGAAAAACTAAACCACAAACTCGCCATCACCTCATGGGCAGTCGAAGACCGACCAAGAGAAAAATTAATGCTGAAAGGCAAACAAGCCTTATCGGATGCCGAATTGTTAGCAATTTTGATTGGTTCGGGTTCGAGAGAAGAAACGGCAGTGGATTTGTGTAAACGCATTATGAGGGATATGGATTACAACCTCAATGAATTGGGCAAAAAAAACATTGAGGACTTTATCAAAAACTACAAGGGCATCGGTGAGGCAAAAGCTATCAGCATTATAGCGGCATTGGAATTGGGACGTAGGCGTCGGGCCAGTATTGCCAAAGAAAGAAAACAAATCAAGGGTAGCAATGATGCTTTTGAATTGCTACATCCTAAGATTGCAGATTTACCACACGAAGAATTTTGGGTGATTTTCCTCAATCGTGCCAACAAAATTACAAGCACAGAGCGAATTAGTAGTGGGGGTGTTGCAGGAACAGTGGCAGATGTCAAACTTATTTTCAAACGTGCTTTGGAGCATACTTCTTCGGGAATTATTCTCGCCCACAACCATCCTTCGGGCAATCTACGCCCAAGTCAAGCAGACATTACATTGACCAAAAAAATGGTAGAAGCTGGAAAAGTGTTGGAGATAAATGTATTAGACCATGTAATTGTAACGGATATGGGATATTATAGTTTTGCAGATGAGGGGATGATTTGA
- a CDS encoding OmpA family protein — translation MAGFFADSQIHGNTMIIRLIITLFLSFSCLSFGFSQESDVPKKAQKLYQKSQESYLYQHYQEAKEWLEKAIDKYPTYTTAYVRLGEIQLELKEYEQAKKTFLKILEFDDSPRNQFQVYYTVGNIEMELANYTEAIAYFEKGSEVKDKSQKMTEMLSQKLEESRFAHYAVTHPVDFNPVRLDSTVNSQYDEYLPVVTADEAMMVFTRRFDNDTTPNEDFFISRRMKDTLQWQMALDLAEPINSKDNEGAICLSPDGKRMFFAAKNRRDAIGGFDLFYCIKVGEDWQGPYNLGEPVNTYGWESQPSISSDGKALYFSSRRKGGYGGIDIWVSYLKNNYWSDPVNLGPNINTKKDEQTPFIHPDNHTLYFSSNGHIGMGDADLYVARKDDNGEWSKPENLGYPINTRGNENGLIVTASGERAYFSSFNEGYGLDLYYFPLPKTVQPTYVTYVKGIVFDSESKSKLAATIELIDLDTGDTILETISDRISGEFLVTLTVGKNYMYNVSKENYLFFSENFSLKDVQPNEPFLIDIPLKKAFIKETFESNVGQTVVLKNVFFETNSFDLKPASYTELDKLVDMLNQYNLLHIEIGGHTDSIGTAEYNLELSENRAQSVHSYLIDKGIAADRLSYRGYGKSQPLAGNETETGRAINRRTEFKVIKK, via the coding sequence ATGGCAGGTTTCTTTGCAGATTCACAAATACATGGAAATACCATGATTATAAGATTGATTATCACTTTATTTTTATCCTTTTCGTGCTTAAGCTTCGGCTTCTCGCAGGAAAGTGATGTCCCTAAAAAAGCCCAAAAACTCTACCAAAAAAGCCAAGAAAGTTATCTGTATCAACACTATCAGGAAGCAAAGGAATGGCTTGAGAAAGCAATCGATAAATATCCTACCTACACCACTGCTTATGTACGCCTTGGTGAAATACAACTTGAATTGAAGGAGTATGAACAGGCAAAAAAGACCTTTCTCAAAATCCTTGAATTTGATGATAGCCCTCGCAATCAGTTTCAAGTATATTACACGGTTGGTAATATAGAAATGGAATTGGCAAATTATACCGAAGCCATTGCCTACTTTGAAAAAGGCTCGGAGGTAAAAGACAAATCGCAAAAAATGACAGAAATGCTTTCTCAAAAATTGGAGGAAAGTCGTTTTGCGCACTATGCGGTTACTCACCCTGTCGACTTCAATCCCGTCCGTTTGGATTCGACCGTCAATTCACAATATGATGAGTATCTTCCTGTTGTGACAGCAGATGAAGCGATGATGGTCTTTACCCGCCGATTTGACAACGATACTACTCCCAATGAAGATTTTTTTATTAGTCGTCGTATGAAAGATACCCTTCAATGGCAAATGGCATTGGACTTGGCAGAACCTATTAATTCTAAAGACAATGAAGGTGCAATTTGTTTGTCACCTGATGGCAAACGCATGTTTTTTGCTGCAAAAAATCGCAGGGATGCTATAGGTGGTTTTGATTTGTTTTACTGCATCAAAGTAGGTGAAGATTGGCAAGGTCCCTACAATTTGGGAGAACCAGTAAATACTTATGGGTGGGAGTCGCAACCTTCAATTTCTTCTGATGGCAAAGCACTTTATTTCAGCAGTCGCCGCAAGGGTGGTTATGGAGGTATTGATATATGGGTCAGTTATTTGAAGAACAATTATTGGAGTGATCCTGTAAATTTGGGACCGAATATCAACACCAAAAAAGACGAACAGACACCTTTCATACACCCCGATAATCATACGCTTTATTTTTCCTCCAACGGACATATTGGCATGGGTGATGCAGACTTATATGTTGCCCGAAAAGACGATAATGGAGAATGGAGTAAGCCCGAAAACTTGGGTTACCCCATCAATACACGTGGCAATGAAAATGGTCTGATTGTAACAGCAAGTGGAGAACGTGCTTACTTTTCCTCCTTCAATGAAGGCTATGGCTTAGATTTGTACTATTTCCCCTTACCCAAAACGGTTCAACCTACTTATGTAACTTATGTAAAAGGAATCGTATTTGACTCGGAATCAAAGAGCAAGCTGGCTGCAACGATTGAGTTGATTGATTTGGACACAGGCGACACAATTTTAGAAACGATTTCCGACCGCATTTCAGGTGAGTTTTTGGTGACTTTGACGGTCGGCAAAAACTATATGTACAATGTTTCCAAAGAAAATTACCTCTTTTTCTCCGAAAATTTCTCGCTCAAAGACGTACAACCCAATGAACCGTTTTTGATTGACATTCCCTTGAAAAAGGCCTTTATCAAGGAAACCTTCGAATCGAATGTGGGTCAAACGGTTGTCTTAAAAAACGTGTTTTTTGAAACCAATTCTTTTGACCTCAAACCTGCTTCTTATACCGAATTGGATAAGTTGGTTGACATGTTGAATCAATACAATTTGTTACATATCGAAATTGGCGGACACACGGACAGCATAGGTACAGCTGAATACAATCTCGAACTTTCTGAAAATCGGGCGCAATCTGTTCATTCTTATCTTATTGACAAAGGAATTGCTGCTGACCGCCTTTCTTATAGAGGTTATGGTAAGTCGCAGCCTTTGGCGGGCAATGAAACGGAAACGGGAAGGGCAATCAATAGGAGAACGGAGTTTAAGGTGATTAAGAAGTAG
- a CDS encoding BadF/BadG/BcrA/BcrD ATPase family protein, producing MLKNNTVLIADSGGTKTIWAFVAPSENIEVIETKGIQPYFQDANQIRQIIEDLPKELKESIAELYYYGAGCGAFELASKVESVLVNCFPKKAKIEVHTDVLGAARALCQHSAGIAAILGTGSNTCYYNGENIVENSRGFGFILGDEGSGAVMGKQLIVDFLYRNIPSHLLLKLKEKYRIEDDTILENVYQKPAANRYLAQFSYFIHEHRNEPYIQQLLKTHFEGFFRKRVLVLQKNPYLPLHLSGSIAFHFQAEIKAVAAQFGIEVGTVLQNPIERLIHYHL from the coding sequence ATGTTAAAAAACAATACGGTTCTCATTGCAGATAGCGGTGGCACCAAAACAATTTGGGCTTTTGTAGCACCATCTGAAAACATAGAAGTTATTGAAACAAAAGGTATTCAACCTTATTTTCAAGACGCTAACCAAATTCGTCAAATTATTGAGGACTTACCCAAAGAATTGAAGGAAAGTATAGCGGAACTCTATTATTACGGTGCAGGATGTGGTGCTTTTGAATTAGCAAGCAAAGTAGAATCGGTATTGGTCAATTGTTTTCCCAAAAAAGCGAAAATTGAAGTACATACGGATGTGTTGGGGGCTGCAAGAGCATTGTGTCAACATTCGGCAGGTATTGCTGCAATTTTGGGAACAGGGTCGAATACTTGTTATTACAATGGTGAAAACATTGTGGAAAATTCGAGGGGTTTTGGTTTCATTTTGGGAGATGAAGGAAGTGGTGCGGTGATGGGTAAACAGTTGATAGTGGACTTTTTGTATCGAAATATCCCATCTCATTTGCTGCTAAAATTGAAGGAAAAATACCGCATTGAAGATGATACAATCTTGGAGAATGTGTATCAAAAACCTGCTGCAAATCGCTATTTGGCGCAGTTCAGTTATTTCATACATGAGCATCGAAACGAACCTTACATACAGCAATTGCTGAAAACCCATTTTGAAGGTTTTTTCCGCAAGCGTGTTCTTGTCCTTCAAAAAAATCCTTACTTACCTTTGCACCTATCGGGTTCGATTGCTTTTCATTTTCAAGCCGAAATCAAAGCCGTTGCAGCGCAGTTTGGAATTGAAGTCGGAACAGTTTTGCAGAACCCAATAGAACGTTTGATTCATTACCATCTTTAA
- the rpsT gene encoding 30S ribosomal protein S20 has translation MAHHKSAKKRIRQAEKKRLHNRYYKKTTRNAIKKLREATDKAEAEELFPKVAGMIDKLAKHSTWHKSKANNLKSKLAKHINSLA, from the coding sequence ATGGCACATCATAAATCGGCAAAGAAAAGAATTAGACAGGCAGAGAAGAAAAGATTGCACAATCGTTATTACAAAAAAACGACTCGTAATGCCATCAAAAAACTGAGAGAAGCTACTGATAAAGCAGAAGCGGAGGAATTGTTTCCAAAAGTAGCGGGTATGATTGACAAACTAGCGAAGCACAGCACTTGGCACAAAAGTAAAGCAAACAACCTCAAATCTAAGTTGGCAAAGCATATCAACTCTTTGGCATAA
- a CDS encoding DMT family transporter, with translation MKNTASFNSSYLVAALLILVGSIGFSAKAVMVKLAYRYGIDSISLLALRMLFSLPFFLVIAYWSNRRMTQTYVLNKRDGAYILLFGLMGYYLASLFDFIGLQYITASLERLVLFIYPTLVVILSAIFLKQKIYTRQYLALLLTYIGIGMAFFDKGNVNEESQIWLGAFWVFMSALSYAIHLIGSGNLLPRVGTLRYTSLVMMIACIAVLLHNAVVNQLQLFDFAPQVYVLGIMMAVFSTVLPSFLFMQGIKIIGSSNASIIGSIGPISTVALAYLFLDERLGWLQWGGTFLVIVGVLMISLQRRKAHKIV, from the coding sequence ATGAAAAATACAGCTTCCTTCAATAGCTCCTATTTGGTTGCAGCTTTGTTGATATTAGTAGGATCTATTGGTTTTTCTGCAAAAGCAGTGATGGTGAAATTGGCCTATCGTTATGGTATAGATAGTATTTCTTTGCTGGCTCTCAGGATGTTGTTTTCTCTTCCTTTTTTTTTGGTAATTGCCTACTGGTCAAACCGTAGAATGACTCAAACCTATGTTCTCAATAAAAGAGATGGTGCTTATATTTTATTATTTGGATTGATGGGATACTATCTCGCCAGCCTTTTTGATTTTATTGGTCTTCAATATATTACAGCAAGTTTAGAGCGACTTGTGTTGTTCATTTATCCGACCTTGGTAGTGATTCTCTCTGCCATTTTTTTGAAGCAAAAAATCTATACACGCCAATATTTAGCTTTATTGTTAACCTACATTGGTATTGGGATGGCTTTTTTTGATAAAGGAAACGTGAATGAGGAAAGTCAGATTTGGTTGGGGGCTTTTTGGGTATTTATGTCTGCATTGAGTTATGCAATTCACCTTATAGGAAGCGGTAATTTATTGCCAAGAGTAGGCACTTTGCGCTATACTTCTTTGGTTATGATGATTGCTTGCATTGCAGTTTTGTTGCACAATGCGGTGGTGAATCAACTACAACTTTTTGATTTTGCACCACAAGTCTATGTATTGGGAATAATGATGGCTGTTTTTTCTACTGTTTTACCTTCTTTTTTATTCATGCAAGGAATCAAAATCATTGGATCAAGCAATGCCTCTATTATTGGCAGCATCGGGCCGATTTCTACGGTTGCGTTGGCCTATCTATTTTTGGATGAACGATTGGGATGGCTGCAATGGGGAGGGACTTTTTTAGTGATTGTGGGAGTATTAATGATCAGTTTGCAGAGAAGAAAAGCGCATAAAATTGTATAA
- a CDS encoding FAD-dependent oxidoreductase has translation MNVKKTEVIIIGGGLTGLTLAYLLQQKNISFKVLEARERLGGRVFTKLYERSEPLEMGATWLGRKHQNLTKLLDSLGVGMFEQALGESAIYEAISTSPPQLVTLAPNTDPSFRIKGGSYSIVDALQKRLDSEQIHTGQIVQSIQQKSDRFEVKTNQETFYSNFVVSTLPPFLLVNSVDIQPTLPDSVLKVANQTHTWMGESIKIGLTYKKPFWREKNVSGTIMSNVGPIPEMYDHSNYEDSFYALKGFLNGAYFSMTKEERIQMILKQLNKYYGEVANHYLTYEEAVWRNEPFTFLPYSEHILPHQNNGHPAYRQAYLDGKFFIAGAETAADFPGYMDGAVQSAFFVFEQIS, from the coding sequence ATGAATGTTAAAAAAACAGAAGTTATAATCATTGGAGGTGGCTTGACAGGGCTGACTCTTGCCTATTTACTGCAACAAAAAAATATTTCCTTCAAAGTTTTGGAAGCCAGAGAACGCTTGGGAGGCAGGGTTTTTACTAAACTTTATGAGCGTTCTGAGCCTTTGGAAATGGGGGCAACGTGGCTCGGAAGGAAACACCAAAACTTGACCAAATTATTGGATTCATTGGGCGTTGGTATGTTTGAGCAAGCATTGGGAGAAAGTGCCATTTACGAAGCTATTTCTACGAGTCCACCACAATTGGTGACTTTGGCTCCGAATACTGACCCTAGTTTTAGAATCAAAGGTGGCAGTTATAGTATTGTTGATGCTTTGCAGAAAAGGCTTGATTCTGAGCAAATTCACACAGGACAAATCGTTCAATCAATTCAGCAAAAGTCGGATAGATTTGAAGTGAAAACAAATCAAGAAACCTTTTACAGTAATTTTGTTGTTTCGACACTTCCTCCATTTTTGCTGGTCAATTCGGTTGATATTCAGCCCACTTTGCCTGATTCTGTATTGAAGGTTGCCAACCAAACGCATACTTGGATGGGTGAATCTATCAAAATTGGATTGACCTACAAAAAACCGTTTTGGAGAGAAAAAAATGTGAGTGGCACGATTATGAGCAATGTCGGACCGATTCCCGAAATGTACGACCATTCCAACTATGAGGATTCTTTTTATGCTTTGAAGGGGTTTTTGAATGGGGCTTATTTTTCGATGACAAAAGAAGAACGCATTCAGATGATTTTGAAGCAATTGAACAAATATTATGGTGAAGTGGCCAATCATTATTTGACCTACGAAGAAGCTGTCTGGCGAAACGAACCTTTCACCTTCCTCCCCTATTCCGAACACATTTTGCCGCATCAAAACAATGGGCATCCTGCTTACCGTCAAGCCTATTTAGATGGTAAATTTTTCATTGCAGGGGCTGAAACGGCTGCTGATTTTCCTGGTTATATGGACGGGGCAGTGCAAAGTGCATTTTTTGTTTTTGAGCAAATTAGCTGA
- a CDS encoding type IX secretion system membrane protein PorP/SprF, protein MKKYYFLLFLGFFCVQSAFAQQDAQYTQYMFNTLVINPAYAGSRDVVSILGIYRNQWAGFDGSPTSIAASIHSPICEKIGLGLFLESDKIGVHQRLSLYSAYSYKIALGSGLLSLGLQAGVLQYTSDWSELPDVLDPDDPNFAADNSKVLPNFGLGIYYYTEQYFVGVSVPHLLDSGLDDISELAVYDRHYWLTAGVAIPINETLKIQPSLLVRMVPSIAPINVDANVSLIINDIFRVGLGYRSSQAALFMLEYQQDKLRIGYSFDLDLSSFADQHSGTHEIMVGLDLPKNKLQKVQSPRFF, encoded by the coding sequence ATGAAAAAATACTATTTCCTGCTTTTTTTGGGCTTCTTTTGCGTGCAAAGTGCTTTTGCTCAGCAAGATGCACAGTACACACAATATATGTTCAATACTTTGGTTATTAACCCTGCTTATGCAGGAAGTAGAGATGTGGTGAGTATTTTAGGCATTTATCGCAATCAATGGGCTGGTTTTGATGGTTCCCCTACGAGTATTGCCGCAAGTATCCACAGTCCAATTTGTGAAAAAATTGGCTTGGGTTTGTTTTTAGAATCAGATAAGATTGGTGTGCATCAACGGCTAAGTCTTTATTCTGCCTATTCCTACAAAATTGCACTTGGAAGTGGGTTATTGTCTTTGGGACTTCAAGCGGGGGTGCTTCAATATACTTCAGATTGGTCGGAGTTGCCGGATGTTTTAGATCCAGATGATCCCAATTTTGCAGCAGATAACAGTAAAGTTCTACCCAATTTTGGATTGGGCATTTATTATTATACAGAGCAGTACTTTGTTGGCGTGTCCGTACCCCATTTGCTAGATAGTGGCCTTGATGACATTAGTGAGTTGGCGGTTTATGACCGACATTATTGGTTGACTGCTGGAGTCGCTATTCCCATCAATGAGACTTTAAAAATTCAACCTTCTTTGTTGGTCAGAATGGTGCCTTCTATTGCGCCTATTAACGTAGATGCGAATGTCAGCTTGATTATCAATGATATATTTAGAGTGGGGCTAGGGTATAGAAGTAGTCAAGCTGCTTTGTTTATGCTTGAATACCAACAGGATAAACTGCGTATAGGTTATTCGTTTGACCTAGATTTATCCAGTTTTGCAGACCAACATTCCGGTACTCATGAAATCATGGTGGGATTGGATTTGCCAAAAAACAAATTGCAGAAAGTACAAAGCCCTCGATTTTTTTGA
- a CDS encoding 7-carboxy-7-deazaguanine synthase QueE: MITVLKADNIYPTPQLQTTLPIMEQFYTIQGEGFHQGKAAYFIRLAGCDVGCHWCDVKESWNVNEHGFQEIEEIVAEVVKHPSEIVVITGGEPLMHHLDELCWQLQKAGKQTHIETSGAHPLSGFWDWICLSPKKFKSPLPEVVAAANELKVVIFNKSDFEWAEQYAAEVPKHCQLFLQPEWSKMHQMMPLIVEYIKQHPQWQVSLQIHKYMEIP; encoded by the coding sequence ATGATTACCGTTTTAAAAGCCGACAATATCTACCCTACTCCTCAACTACAAACAACACTGCCCATAATGGAACAATTCTATACCATTCAAGGAGAGGGGTTTCATCAAGGCAAGGCGGCATACTTTATTCGTTTGGCAGGTTGTGATGTTGGCTGTCATTGGTGTGACGTGAAAGAATCTTGGAATGTGAATGAACATGGTTTCCAAGAAATTGAAGAAATTGTTGCAGAAGTGGTTAAACATCCGTCCGAAATAGTAGTTATAACAGGAGGAGAACCTTTGATGCACCATTTGGATGAATTGTGTTGGCAATTGCAGAAAGCGGGAAAACAGACACATATAGAAACCTCTGGCGCACATCCACTTTCTGGATTTTGGGATTGGATTTGTCTTTCTCCAAAAAAATTCAAATCTCCTTTACCAGAAGTTGTTGCTGCAGCGAACGAGTTGAAAGTAGTCATTTTTAACAAAAGTGATTTCGAGTGGGCTGAACAGTATGCAGCAGAGGTGCCTAAACATTGTCAATTATTTTTACAACCAGAATGGAGTAAAATGCATCAAATGATGCCTTTAATCGTTGAATATATAAAGCAGCATCCTCAATGGCAGGTTTCTTTGCAGATTCACAAATACATGGAAATACCATGA
- a CDS encoding thiamine pyrophosphate-dependent enzyme gives MDSELTTDLQKLPVGQNSSIDVETILNDYRICCISREVSIHIRKEVLTGKAKFGVSDDGKEVLQVAMAHAYRKGDFRAEYYRGNTLLLALGLAKVEDFFAQLYADPENDPFSAGRQMVNHHATSLVDKNGDWLDLKNRINISSDISTTAGQMARAVGLAFASKKYRQSEKLRYNTLFSDNGNEVCFCNIGDGSTSEGAFWEAVNAAGVLQIPLAVSVWDDGYAISVPVKYQTIKESISKALRGFETDSDDLGMKIYTVNGWDYPKLVKTYKKGIAEMRETHSPALFHIQELTQPQGHSTSGSHERYKSSDRLAFERAHDCNKKFKEWILEEGLAKVEQIEQIEEDAKKYVKDCKNRAWAKYRHPIDQQVQELQHIYQHLLQESSNEVVIQSYVDELNQLITPFRAELMSNARRIYYALIKENLPAKRMLKQWINKLNVTAKRQYSTNLYSDFPNSALKIPVIDPTFSEESKEMNAYQVINFYFDLMFEKHENLYAFGEDVGQIGDVNQGFAGLQEKYGKERIFDTGIREWTIVGQAIGMTMRGLRVIAEIQYLDYLLYGLVPLSDDLATLTYRTNGIQKAPVIIRTRGHRLEGIWHSGSPMSLLLSSLRGLYLCVPRNFVQAAGMYNTLLQSDDSAVLIECLNGYRLKETLPDNMGDYTVPLGKVEVLQEGTDVTLVTYGSCVRIAEAGIKLLMQKGISVELIDVQTLLPFDLDHQIVQSLQKTNRIVFLDEDVPGGAAAYMMQEVLEKQKGYFYLDSAPQTLTAKAHRPAYGSDGDYFSKPNAEDVFEVIYEIMYDAEPNRFEGEL, from the coding sequence ATGGACTCCGAATTAACGACTGACCTTCAAAAGTTACCCGTTGGGCAAAATTCTTCAATAGATGTAGAAACCATTCTAAATGATTATCGAATTTGTTGCATCAGTCGAGAAGTCAGTATTCATATTCGCAAGGAAGTATTAACAGGTAAGGCTAAATTTGGCGTGTCAGACGACGGAAAAGAAGTGCTACAAGTAGCGATGGCACATGCATATCGAAAAGGTGATTTTCGAGCAGAATATTATCGAGGCAACACCCTGTTGTTGGCATTGGGTTTGGCAAAAGTAGAAGATTTTTTTGCACAATTGTATGCTGATCCAGAAAATGACCCTTTTTCGGCAGGTCGTCAAATGGTAAATCACCATGCAACTTCTTTGGTTGATAAAAATGGAGATTGGTTGGATCTAAAAAATCGCATCAACATTTCTTCCGATATTTCGACTACTGCAGGTCAAATGGCAAGAGCAGTTGGTTTAGCTTTTGCTTCAAAAAAATACCGTCAAAGTGAAAAGCTACGGTACAATACTCTTTTTTCTGATAATGGTAATGAAGTCTGTTTCTGCAATATAGGCGATGGAAGTACTTCTGAAGGGGCATTTTGGGAAGCAGTCAATGCGGCAGGTGTCTTGCAGATTCCTTTGGCTGTTTCGGTGTGGGATGATGGATATGCTATTTCAGTTCCTGTGAAATATCAAACCATAAAGGAAAGCATATCAAAGGCATTAAGGGGGTTTGAAACCGACTCAGATGATTTGGGAATGAAAATCTATACCGTCAATGGTTGGGATTATCCTAAACTGGTGAAAACCTACAAAAAAGGCATTGCAGAAATGCGAGAAACCCACAGTCCTGCTTTGTTCCATATACAAGAACTTACTCAGCCACAAGGTCATTCTACATCAGGTTCCCATGAGCGTTATAAATCATCAGATAGATTGGCATTTGAGAGAGCGCATGATTGTAACAAAAAGTTTAAGGAGTGGATATTGGAGGAAGGATTGGCTAAGGTTGAACAAATAGAACAGATTGAAGAAGATGCTAAAAAATATGTAAAAGACTGCAAAAATAGAGCATGGGCAAAATACCGTCATCCAATTGACCAACAAGTTCAAGAACTCCAACATATTTACCAGCATTTATTGCAGGAGAGCAGTAATGAAGTAGTCATTCAGTCTTACGTAGATGAACTCAATCAATTGATTACTCCTTTTAGAGCAGAGTTGATGAGCAATGCACGCAGAATTTATTATGCACTCATAAAAGAAAATCTACCTGCCAAACGAATGTTGAAGCAATGGATCAACAAACTCAATGTGACTGCCAAGCGTCAATATAGCACCAACTTATACAGTGATTTTCCCAATTCTGCCTTGAAAATTCCAGTGATTGACCCTACCTTTTCTGAGGAATCAAAGGAAATGAATGCCTATCAAGTGATTAATTTTTATTTTGACCTCATGTTTGAAAAGCACGAAAATTTATACGCTTTTGGCGAAGATGTGGGGCAAATAGGAGATGTGAATCAGGGCTTTGCAGGTTTGCAGGAAAAATATGGTAAAGAACGAATTTTTGATACTGGGATTCGGGAATGGACGATTGTAGGGCAAGCTATTGGGATGACTATGAGAGGTTTGCGTGTGATTGCTGAAATTCAGTACCTTGATTACCTTCTATATGGTTTAGTGCCACTTTCGGATGATTTGGCAACACTTACTTATCGAACAAATGGTATCCAAAAAGCGCCTGTCATTATTCGTACAAGAGGACATAGATTAGAAGGGATATGGCATTCTGGTTCTCCAATGAGTCTTTTATTGAGTTCACTTAGAGGACTTTACTTGTGTGTACCTCGCAATTTTGTACAAGCAGCAGGAATGTACAATACCTTGCTTCAATCGGATGATTCTGCTGTCTTAATAGAGTGCTTAAATGGTTATCGGTTGAAGGAAACGCTACCTGACAATATGGGAGATTATACGGTTCCGTTGGGAAAAGTGGAGGTTTTGCAGGAAGGAACTGATGTTACTTTGGTGACTTATGGATCTTGTGTACGCATTGCAGAAGCAGGTATAAAATTATTGATGCAAAAAGGTATTTCAGTAGAATTGATTGATGTGCAAACACTTTTGCCTTTTGACCTTGACCATCAAATCGTTCAGTCCCTTCAAAAAACAAACCGTATTGTATTTTTGGATGAAGACGTTCCTGGAGGAGCTGCTGCATATATGATGCAGGAGGTTTTAGAAAAACAAAAAGGTTATTTCTATCTCGACTCTGCTCCTCAAACATTGACAGCCAAAGCTCATCGGCCTGCTTATGGTTCTGATGGTGATTATTTTAGTAAACCAAATGCGGAGGATGTTTTTGAAGTGATATATGAAATAATGTATGATGCCGAACCGAATCGGTTTGAGGGGGAGTTATGA